The genomic stretch GGCGCTTCTTCAGGAGGTGGTACATCGCCTTTTGAGGGTCGTCGTAGCTCGCCTTCCCCTCGGGGAGATCCGCGATCATCTCGTCGAGGCTCATTCCGTGGTACATCAACACCGACACACCTTCCAGGGTGACGATCGAGGGGTTGCCCGTGAGCCGGGCGTCGTGGGCCGACATGATCCTTCGGAGCTCCTCGTCGAAGGCCGGCTGGGGTTCGGCGAGGCGCACCGCGTCGTGGTTGCCCGGGATCATGATGATCTCAAGGTCCCCGGGCACCTCCTTGAGGTACTCCGCGAACGCCTCGTACTGCTCGTAGATGTCGACGATCGAGAGCTCCTCGTCCTGGTCGGGGTAGACGCCGACGCCCTCGACCATGTCGCCCGCGATCAGCAGGTACTCGACGTGCTGGGCCTCCGCGGTGTGGAGCCAATCGGCGAAGCGGCTCCAGGCGTCGGCGGCGAACTCCTGGCTGCCGACGTGGACGTCCGAGATCAGCGCGGCCTGGACGTGGCGGTCCGCCGTCGAGGGCTCGTGGGTGCGGGGGACGTCCGGGAAGAAGATCTCGTCGGTGAAGAGGATCCCCGCGTCGTCGGCGAGCGTTCCCCGGACCGCGATCACCTCGTCGTAGACCAGCTCGTTGACGAGGTCCGCGATCTCGCGGTCCTTCATCACCAGACACGGGAAGACGCCGGTGGTGTCCTCGAGCTCGACCAGCCAGTGGCCGCTGGCGGTCGAGCGGATGTCGTTGACCATGCCGATCATCTCGGCGTCGCTCCCGCCGGGCATGTCCTGGATCGCGTCGGCGGGCCGGTGGTTGACCCGCCCGCGGAGCTTGCCGGCGAGTCGCTCGTAACGGTCGCGAAAGACGGTCACGAAGTCCTCGTACTCGCCGGTTCCGGTACTCTGACCCGTGATATCGCCCAGGATCTCGACGAGGCGCTTCTCGGGGTCGGTCGGGACGCGGCCCGCTCCCGGGTCGTTCGGGGTCGGCCCGTCCGCCGGGCCGTCCTTCGTTTCGTGTGGAGCTGCTGAGCCGCCGTCGGCGGCTTCGTCGCCGGGTTCTGCAGGAGAAGCGAAGGGGTCGGCCGACGGGGACTCGGGCTCGGCCTTGCGGACCGGCTCGCGTGCCTCGCCGTCGAGCAGCGTCCGGACGTGCTCGCCGGAGATCTTGAACGCGTCGTCGGGGGCGGCCTCGACCGCGCGCTCGATCGCGCCCGCTGGGTCGGACGCGCCCGCGAGGAGGGTCACGGCCTCGCGGTCCGCGTTGTAGCCGCGGGCCGCGAGCTCCGTTATGATCCGCCTGTCCGTCTCTCCCGGCACGACCCCAGGGTAGTCGGGGTGCCGTCAAAAGCGTGCCGGAACCCAGAAGGTTGAAACCCGAACGCCCCGGTAGGAAGGACAATGAGTCCCCCCGGCGACGACCGGTCGCCTTCCGACGAGGAGTCGGCGCGTGCGGATCGCGGTCGAGAGGAGCGCCCCGAGACGGTTCGTGGCTGGCTGCACTGGTTCTGGACGGTCGACCGCGGCGGCCCGGCGGTCGCCCGCGAGTTCCTCATCAGCGTCGGCGCGGTCCTGATCGTCGGGCTGCTGTTGTTCTCGCTGTCGGGCGTCTGGCCGCCGATGGTCGCCATCGAGAGCGGGAGCATGGAGCCGAGCATGCAGCCCAACGACCTCGTGTTCATCACCGACAACGAGCGGTTCGTGAA from Halalkalicoccus tibetensis encodes the following:
- a CDS encoding DNA-directed DNA polymerase II small subunit; this encodes MPGETDRRIITELAARGYNADREAVTLLAGASDPAGAIERAVEAAPDDAFKISGEHVRTLLDGEAREPVRKAEPESPSADPFASPAEPGDEAADGGSAAPHETKDGPADGPTPNDPGAGRVPTDPEKRLVEILGDITGQSTGTGEYEDFVTVFRDRYERLAGKLRGRVNHRPADAIQDMPGGSDAEMIGMVNDIRSTASGHWLVELEDTTGVFPCLVMKDREIADLVNELVYDEVIAVRGTLADDAGILFTDEIFFPDVPRTHEPSTADRHVQAALISDVHVGSQEFAADAWSRFADWLHTAEAQHVEYLLIAGDMVEGVGVYPDQDEELSIVDIYEQYEAFAEYLKEVPGDLEIIMIPGNHDAVRLAEPQPAFDEELRRIMSAHDARLTGNPSIVTLEGVSVLMYHGMSLDEMIADLPEGKASYDDPQKAMYHLLKKRHVAPKYGGKMRIAPEERDYLVIDEVPDVFHTGHVHKLGFGNYHRVTAINSGCWQDQTAFQKSVNIDPDVGYAPIVDLDTLDVTARKFT